The following proteins are co-located in the Paludibaculum fermentans genome:
- a CDS encoding general stress protein → MSDTNAVVAVYGTHEGAELGVRELQRAGIDMRALSIIGKDTHTDEHVVGYYNTGDRMKYWGKTGAFWGGFWGLLFGSAFFAIPGIGPILVAGPIVAWIVGALEGAVVVGGLSAIGAGLVGMGIPKNSVIEYEMALKTDKYLLMVNGSAAEAGKARSILETTRPVSNSMHSCEAVAAGAR, encoded by the coding sequence ATGTCAGATACAAACGCAGTGGTTGCCGTCTACGGCACGCACGAAGGAGCAGAACTGGGCGTCAGGGAACTCCAGCGCGCAGGCATCGACATGCGAGCCCTGTCCATCATTGGCAAGGATACGCACACCGATGAGCACGTAGTGGGCTACTACAACACTGGCGACCGCATGAAGTATTGGGGCAAGACCGGAGCGTTTTGGGGGGGCTTCTGGGGTTTGCTGTTCGGTTCAGCGTTCTTTGCCATTCCGGGCATTGGTCCAATCCTGGTGGCCGGTCCGATCGTGGCTTGGATTGTGGGGGCGCTGGAAGGCGCGGTTGTCGTGGGCGGACTCAGCGCCATTGGCGCGGGCCTTGTCGGCATGGGCATCCCGAAGAACAGCGTGATTGAGTACGAAATGGCGCTGAAGACGGACAAATACCTGCTGATGGTCAACGGCTCGGCCGCCGAAGCCGGCAAGGCCCGAAGCATCCTGGAGACCACTCGCCCGGTGAGTAATTCCATGCACTCCTGCGAAGCCGTGGCAGCAGGCGCTCGCTGA